One region of Bactrocera neohumeralis isolate Rockhampton chromosome 5, APGP_CSIRO_Bneo_wtdbg2-racon-allhic-juicebox.fasta_v2, whole genome shotgun sequence genomic DNA includes:
- the LOC126760124 gene encoding CDP-diacylglycerol--inositol 3-phosphatidyltransferase isoform X1 produces MCQFWVQRIGCRCCGQLRKYGSKGYARIILALIAFWCMSTNYVAAGWCYVISALLDAVDGHAARAFNQSTRFGAMLDQLTDRCGTMGLLVTLSYFYPKYMFWFQVSIAIDIACHWLYMQTSVMVGKTSHKSFDVKENIIMRTYYQKNVLTFMCCANELFYVCLYLLYFTYGPLIFGMSLFKLLAILMAPFALLKSLISCLHAYVASIDLVALDMRERASKREKEEGKKAE; encoded by the exons ATGTGTCAATTTTGGGTGCAACGGATTGGATGTCGCTGTTGCGGTCAACTTAGAAAGTACGGATCAAAAG GATATGCTCGCATTATACTAGCGTTGATAGCTTTCTGGTGCATGTCTACTAATTATGTGGCCGCCGGATGGTGCTACGTCATTAGCGCTCTACTAGATGCCGTGGATGGGCATGCGGCGCGTGCTTTTAATCAAA gtACACGTTTCGGCGCGATGTTGGATCAATTGACCGATCGTTGTGGTACTATGGGTCTTCTGGTGACGCTCAGCTACTTTTACCCCAAATATATGTTCTGGTTCCAGGTCTCAATTGCCATTGATATTGCTTGTCATTGGCTTTATATGCAAAC gAGCGTCATGGTAGGAAAAACATCGCACAAATCATTCGATGTTAAGGAGAATATAATAATGCGTACTTATTATCAGAAAAATGTGCTTACATTTATGTGCTGCGCTAATGAACTCTTTTATGTTTGCCTGTATCTTTTATATTTCACTTACGGACCATTAA tCTTTGGAATGTCCTTGTTTAAACTTTTGGCTATCCTCATGGCGCCATTTGCTCTACTGAAGTCTTTAATCTCCTGCCTGCATGCTTATGTAGCCAGTATTGACTTGGTCGCTTTAGATATGCGCGAACGTGCTTCAAAGCGTGAGAAGGAGGAGGGCAAAAAGGCAGAATAA
- the LOC126760124 gene encoding CDP-diacylglycerol--inositol 3-phosphatidyltransferase isoform X2 yields the protein MALTEHDNVFFFVPNLIGYARIILALIAFWCMSTNYVAAGWCYVISALLDAVDGHAARAFNQSTRFGAMLDQLTDRCGTMGLLVTLSYFYPKYMFWFQVSIAIDIACHWLYMQTSVMVGKTSHKSFDVKENIIMRTYYQKNVLTFMCCANELFYVCLYLLYFTYGPLIFGMSLFKLLAILMAPFALLKSLISCLHAYVASIDLVALDMRERASKREKEEGKKAE from the exons ATGGCGCTGACAGAACACGATAATGTATTCTTTTTTGTTCCAAATCTAATTG GATATGCTCGCATTATACTAGCGTTGATAGCTTTCTGGTGCATGTCTACTAATTATGTGGCCGCCGGATGGTGCTACGTCATTAGCGCTCTACTAGATGCCGTGGATGGGCATGCGGCGCGTGCTTTTAATCAAA gtACACGTTTCGGCGCGATGTTGGATCAATTGACCGATCGTTGTGGTACTATGGGTCTTCTGGTGACGCTCAGCTACTTTTACCCCAAATATATGTTCTGGTTCCAGGTCTCAATTGCCATTGATATTGCTTGTCATTGGCTTTATATGCAAAC gAGCGTCATGGTAGGAAAAACATCGCACAAATCATTCGATGTTAAGGAGAATATAATAATGCGTACTTATTATCAGAAAAATGTGCTTACATTTATGTGCTGCGCTAATGAACTCTTTTATGTTTGCCTGTATCTTTTATATTTCACTTACGGACCATTAA tCTTTGGAATGTCCTTGTTTAAACTTTTGGCTATCCTCATGGCGCCATTTGCTCTACTGAAGTCTTTAATCTCCTGCCTGCATGCTTATGTAGCCAGTATTGACTTGGTCGCTTTAGATATGCGCGAACGTGCTTCAAAGCGTGAGAAGGAGGAGGGCAAAAAGGCAGAATAA
- the LOC126760128 gene encoding mitochondrial inner membrane protease subunit 1 codes for MVSILSRVKDVIKYSMMYACLTHCTFEYVGDFVVCNGPSMEPTLHSKNILLTERISTRFHNPRRGDIIIAVSPTDPKQFICKRIVGIPGDRIVLKNNTKPIDTDIDVLVTSKKQKVNEFQDEYVPRGYIWIEGDNSENSSDSRYYGPIPLGLVKSRVVCRLWPIKEARML; via the exons ATGGTGTCTATACTTTCAAGAGTAAAAGACGTAATAAAATACAGCATGATGTATGCCTGTCTTACGCACTGTACTTTCGAATATGTCGGTGATTTTGTAGTG TGCAATGGTCCATCAATGGAACCTACATTGCATTCGAAAAACATCCTGCTGACAGAACGCATATCCACACGTTTTCACAATCCACGACGAGGGGATATAATCATTGCTGTATCTCCCACTGATCCCAAGCAGTTCATTTGTAAACGCATTGTAGGGATACCTGGAGACCGAatcgttttgaaaaataacacaaaaccAATAGATACTGATATTGACGTTTTAGTAacaagtaaaaaacaaaaagtaaatgaatttcAAGATGAATATGTACCTCGTGGTTACATATGGATTGAAGGTGACAACAGTGAAAACAGTTCAGATTCACGCTACTATGGTCCAATACCATTAGGACTTGTGAAAAGTCGAGTAGTCTGTCGACTTTGGCCGATAAAGGAAGCACGTATGTTATAG
- the LOC126760123 gene encoding exosome complex component RRP4 has product MTTNVNIRLAIDRVNMGLLAQNQTRAPRLYTPGEVVTGQFGFMKGHGTYVEGEDIKASVAGVMEQVNKLISIKPLKSRYVGEIGDVVVARITEVQQRRWKVDTNSRLDSVLLLSSVNLPGGELRRRGVEDEQMMRKYLQEGDLISAEVQNIFDEGTLSLYTRSLKYGKLSQGVLVKVFPSLVKRRKTHFHNLTCGASIILGNNGFIWISPTVNNEADGGDGGYAQNLNEVIPRADREVIARLRNCILALAHCKMMLYDTSILYAYEESMKYEVHELLQQEAIFDVAFLTQHRLRLQEE; this is encoded by the coding sequence ATGACTACAAACGTTAATATACGGCTAGCTATTGATCGTGTCAATATGGGTTTGTTGGCACAAAACCAAACAAGGGCACCACGTCTTTACACACCCGGCGAAGTGGTCACTGGTCAGTTTGGCTTCATGAAGGGCCATGGCACTTATGTTGAAGGTGAAGATATTAAAGCATCCGTAGCTGGAGTGATGGAACAGGTGAACAAGCTAATTTCTATAAAACCACTTAAGAGCCGATATGTAGGTGAAATTGGAGATGTTGTGGTTGCGCGCATTACTGAAGTACAACAACGACGTTGGAAAGTGGATACGAACTCACGTTTGGATTCCGTATTGTTATTATCTTCTGTAAATTTACCGGGCGGCGAATTGCGACGAAGAGGTGTGGAAGATGAACAAATGATGCGTAAATATCTACAGGAGGGTGATCTTATATCGGCTGAAGTGCAGAATATTTTTGATGAAGGCACATTATCACTTTACACACGGAGTTTGAAATATGGCAAATTATCACAAGGAGTACTTGTTAAAGTCTTTCCTTCACTGGTTAAGCGACGTAAGACGCATTTTCATAACTTGACATGTGGTGCATCCATAATTCTGGGAAACAACGGTTTTATATGGATATCGCCAACTGTGAATAACGAAGCTGATGGCGGTGATGGTGGCTATGCGCAGAATTTGAATGAAGTAATACCACGAGCAGACCGAGAGGTAATTGCACGTTTGCGGAATTGCATTCTAGCTTTAGCGCATTGCAAAATGATGCTTTATGACACAAGCATCCTGTACGCTTATGAGGAGTCCATGAAGTACGAAGTGCATGAATTGCTGCAGCAGGAGGCTATATTTGATGTGGCCTTTCTAACACAACATCGTCTACGATTGCAAGAAGAATAA
- the LOC126760112 gene encoding rho GTPase-activating protein 15 isoform X1: protein MLFNMQTSSSSNSSHSRHNVATTTPVTPGTPDSAGILIGAAGQAVYERRNKTILHYFRDRTPSHTRTQQQQHYYQHNPEQQVAFGRQRQEAVIYLKEPRFINKLALLKSSSTRDLSRLRVEEKSVDIISPTTVHFDSSTNSSKSSSESPVAQRNQQRSLDSLYCEGYCSRRITELEQRVTQLEQQVQAERTVAKDLSTRIQELIRRVEDLSQFKASDKRKLSSFRKKGSQANTRWMNLSNWFKQRPSIATLKEQNIYNDEPCFDTDIEKVSKHEIHKTIPKIVVDCCDLIYERYRKASEPIEGIYRQCGDYNKIQTLRFRIDANDYESLRQPNIDIHTLTGLLKLFLREIKSPLVSANEAKTFIGKPNQWLLTDLTTKIEILKKLIRTLPEVNRDTMNYIFEHFNKLTKVPLQQISADTLAISITPTIFHPLQKGANTADLQEIIKEGQLLADCVKIMIEYHSRIFDLNLRFSPTNSMIQMPGRAAEETHKCAATPENPITTGFNFSKFILSKFVCVQYFIM from the exons ATGCTGTTTAATATGCAAACGAGCAGTAGCAGCAATAGCAGTCACAGTCGCCACAATGTAGCAACGACAACGCCAGTCACTCCTGGCACGCCCGATTCAGCGGGCATATTAATTGGCGCTGCGGGTCAGGCGGTTTATGAGAGGCGCAACAAAACCATTCTCCATTACTTTCGCGATCGTACACCGAGTCATACCcgtacacaacaacaacaacactactaTCAGCACAACCCAGAGCAGCAAGTTGCATTTGGTCGCCAACGACAAGAAGCCGTCATTTATCTAAAGGAGCCGCGTTTTATTAACAAACTGGCGCTACTGAAAAGTTCGAGCACACGCGATTTGTCGCGTTTGAGGGTCGAGGAAAAATCTGTCGATATTATATCGCCGACTACAGTGCATTTTGATAGCTCCACAAACAGTAGTAAGTCTTCAAGCGAATCGCCAGTGGCTCAGCGTAACCAACAACGCAGCCTAGACAGTCTctactgtgaagggtattgttCGCGACGTATTACAGAACTGGAACAACGCGTTACCCAATTGGAGCAGCAAGTACAAGCTGAACGAACAGTTGCCAAAGATCTGTCCACGCGCATACAAGAACTCATACGTCGCGTAGAAGATTTGAGCCAGTTCAAGGCGTCCGATAAACGAAAACTTAGCAGTTTTCGTAAGAAAGGCTCGCAGGCAAATACAAGGTGGATGAATTTGTCGAATTGGTTTAAGCAACGCCCCAGTATCGCAACTTTAAAGGAACAAAATATCTACAATG ATGAACCTTGTTTCGACACAGATATCGAAAAGGTCTCGAAACATGAGATCCATAAAACCATACCGAAAATCGTTGTGGACTGCTGTGATTTAATTTATGAACGCTATCGCAAGGCTTCGGAACCCATCGAGGGCATATATCGACAGTGTGGGgattataataaaattcaaactttGCGCTTTCGTATTGATGCAAATGATTATGAGTCATTAAGGCAACCgaatatagatatacatacattaactgGCTTGCTCAAATTATTTCTGCGCGAAATTAAAAGCCCACTGGTGAGCGCGAATGAAGCGAAAACTTTTATTGGTAAACCGAATCAGTGGC TACTGACCGATTTGACAACGAAAATCGAGATCTTGAAAAAACTGATTCGAACTTTGCCGGAAGTCAATCGTGATACAATGAATTACATATTCGAACATttcaataa gcTGACGAAAGTGCCTTTACAACAAATCAGCGCCGATACACTTGCCATATCAATAACACCAACCATTTTCCATCCCCTACAGAAGGGCGCTAATACGGCGGACTTGCAGGAGATAATTAAGGAGGGCCAATTGCTAGCAGAttgtgttaaaataatgatcGAATATCATAGTCGTATATTCGA TTTGAATTTACGGTTTTCGCCTACTAATTCCATGATACAGATGCCCGGTCGAGCGGCGGAGGAAACGCATAAGTGTGCAGCGACTCCGGAAAACCCTATCACAACcggatttaatttttcaaaatttattttaagtaaatttgtcTGTGTACAGTATTTCATAATGTAA
- the LOC126760112 gene encoding rho GTPase-activating protein 15 isoform X2: protein MLFNMQTSSSSNSSHSRHNVATTTPVTPGTPDSAGILIGAAGQAVYERRNKTILHYFRDRTPSHTRTQQQQHYYQHNPEQQVAFGRQRQEAVIYLKEPRFINKLALLKSSSTRDLSRLRVEEKSVDIISPTTVHFDSSTNSSKSSSESPVAQRNQQRSLDSLYCEGYCSRRITELEQRVTQLEQQVQAERTVAKDLSTRIQELIRRVEDLSQFKASDKRKLSSFRKKGSQANTRWMNLSNWFKQRPSIATLKEQNIYNDEPCFDTDIEKVSKHEIHKTIPKIVVDCCDLIYERYRKASEPIEGIYRQCGDYNKIQTLRFRIDANDYESLRQPNIDIHTLTGLLKLFLREIKSPLVSANEAKTFIGKPNQWLLTDLTTKIEILKKLIRTLPEVNRDTMNYIFEHFNKLTKVPLQQISADTLAISITPTIFHPLQKGANTADLQEIIKEGQLLADCVKIMIEYHSRIFEKFEFTVFAY from the exons ATGCTGTTTAATATGCAAACGAGCAGTAGCAGCAATAGCAGTCACAGTCGCCACAATGTAGCAACGACAACGCCAGTCACTCCTGGCACGCCCGATTCAGCGGGCATATTAATTGGCGCTGCGGGTCAGGCGGTTTATGAGAGGCGCAACAAAACCATTCTCCATTACTTTCGCGATCGTACACCGAGTCATACCcgtacacaacaacaacaacactactaTCAGCACAACCCAGAGCAGCAAGTTGCATTTGGTCGCCAACGACAAGAAGCCGTCATTTATCTAAAGGAGCCGCGTTTTATTAACAAACTGGCGCTACTGAAAAGTTCGAGCACACGCGATTTGTCGCGTTTGAGGGTCGAGGAAAAATCTGTCGATATTATATCGCCGACTACAGTGCATTTTGATAGCTCCACAAACAGTAGTAAGTCTTCAAGCGAATCGCCAGTGGCTCAGCGTAACCAACAACGCAGCCTAGACAGTCTctactgtgaagggtattgttCGCGACGTATTACAGAACTGGAACAACGCGTTACCCAATTGGAGCAGCAAGTACAAGCTGAACGAACAGTTGCCAAAGATCTGTCCACGCGCATACAAGAACTCATACGTCGCGTAGAAGATTTGAGCCAGTTCAAGGCGTCCGATAAACGAAAACTTAGCAGTTTTCGTAAGAAAGGCTCGCAGGCAAATACAAGGTGGATGAATTTGTCGAATTGGTTTAAGCAACGCCCCAGTATCGCAACTTTAAAGGAACAAAATATCTACAATG ATGAACCTTGTTTCGACACAGATATCGAAAAGGTCTCGAAACATGAGATCCATAAAACCATACCGAAAATCGTTGTGGACTGCTGTGATTTAATTTATGAACGCTATCGCAAGGCTTCGGAACCCATCGAGGGCATATATCGACAGTGTGGGgattataataaaattcaaactttGCGCTTTCGTATTGATGCAAATGATTATGAGTCATTAAGGCAACCgaatatagatatacatacattaactgGCTTGCTCAAATTATTTCTGCGCGAAATTAAAAGCCCACTGGTGAGCGCGAATGAAGCGAAAACTTTTATTGGTAAACCGAATCAGTGGC TACTGACCGATTTGACAACGAAAATCGAGATCTTGAAAAAACTGATTCGAACTTTGCCGGAAGTCAATCGTGATACAATGAATTACATATTCGAACATttcaataa gcTGACGAAAGTGCCTTTACAACAAATCAGCGCCGATACACTTGCCATATCAATAACACCAACCATTTTCCATCCCCTACAGAAGGGCGCTAATACGGCGGACTTGCAGGAGATAATTAAGGAGGGCCAATTGCTAGCAGAttgtgttaaaataatgatcGAATATCATAGTCGTATATTCGA aAAGTTTGAATTTACGGTTTTCGCCTACTAA
- the LOC126760112 gene encoding rho GTPase-activating protein 15 isoform X3, which produces MLFNMQTSSSSNSSHSRHNVATTTPVTPGTPDSAGILIGAAGQAVYERRNKTILHYFRDRTPSHTRTQQQQHYYQHNPEQQVAFGRQRQEAVIYLKEPRFINKLALLKSSSTRDLSRLRVEEKSVDIISPTTVHFDSSTNSSKSSSESPVAQRNQQRSLDSLYCEGYCSRRITELEQRVTQLEQQVQAERTVAKDLSTRIQELIRRVEDLSQFKASDKRKLSSFRKKGSQANTRWMNLSNWFKQRPSIATLKEQNIYNDEPCFDTDIEKVSKHEIHKTIPKIVVDCCDLIYERYRKASEPIEGIYRQCGDYNKIQTLRFRIDANDYESLRQPNIDIHTLTGLLKLFLREIKSPLVSANEAKTFIGKPNQWLLTDLTTKIEILKKLIRTLPEVNRDTMNYIFEHFNKLTKVPLQQISADTLAISITPTIFHPLQKGANTADLQEIIKEGQLLADCVKIMIEYHSRIFE; this is translated from the exons ATGCTGTTTAATATGCAAACGAGCAGTAGCAGCAATAGCAGTCACAGTCGCCACAATGTAGCAACGACAACGCCAGTCACTCCTGGCACGCCCGATTCAGCGGGCATATTAATTGGCGCTGCGGGTCAGGCGGTTTATGAGAGGCGCAACAAAACCATTCTCCATTACTTTCGCGATCGTACACCGAGTCATACCcgtacacaacaacaacaacactactaTCAGCACAACCCAGAGCAGCAAGTTGCATTTGGTCGCCAACGACAAGAAGCCGTCATTTATCTAAAGGAGCCGCGTTTTATTAACAAACTGGCGCTACTGAAAAGTTCGAGCACACGCGATTTGTCGCGTTTGAGGGTCGAGGAAAAATCTGTCGATATTATATCGCCGACTACAGTGCATTTTGATAGCTCCACAAACAGTAGTAAGTCTTCAAGCGAATCGCCAGTGGCTCAGCGTAACCAACAACGCAGCCTAGACAGTCTctactgtgaagggtattgttCGCGACGTATTACAGAACTGGAACAACGCGTTACCCAATTGGAGCAGCAAGTACAAGCTGAACGAACAGTTGCCAAAGATCTGTCCACGCGCATACAAGAACTCATACGTCGCGTAGAAGATTTGAGCCAGTTCAAGGCGTCCGATAAACGAAAACTTAGCAGTTTTCGTAAGAAAGGCTCGCAGGCAAATACAAGGTGGATGAATTTGTCGAATTGGTTTAAGCAACGCCCCAGTATCGCAACTTTAAAGGAACAAAATATCTACAATG ATGAACCTTGTTTCGACACAGATATCGAAAAGGTCTCGAAACATGAGATCCATAAAACCATACCGAAAATCGTTGTGGACTGCTGTGATTTAATTTATGAACGCTATCGCAAGGCTTCGGAACCCATCGAGGGCATATATCGACAGTGTGGGgattataataaaattcaaactttGCGCTTTCGTATTGATGCAAATGATTATGAGTCATTAAGGCAACCgaatatagatatacatacattaactgGCTTGCTCAAATTATTTCTGCGCGAAATTAAAAGCCCACTGGTGAGCGCGAATGAAGCGAAAACTTTTATTGGTAAACCGAATCAGTGGC TACTGACCGATTTGACAACGAAAATCGAGATCTTGAAAAAACTGATTCGAACTTTGCCGGAAGTCAATCGTGATACAATGAATTACATATTCGAACATttcaataa gcTGACGAAAGTGCCTTTACAACAAATCAGCGCCGATACACTTGCCATATCAATAACACCAACCATTTTCCATCCCCTACAGAAGGGCGCTAATACGGCGGACTTGCAGGAGATAATTAAGGAGGGCCAATTGCTAGCAGAttgtgttaaaataatgatcGAATATCATAGTCGTATATTCGAGTAA
- the LOC126760129 gene encoding thioredoxin, mitochondrial: MLKFAGQGITPRIVASLAGITQSSCQNVVPGVSTALQKFISQNHSYNRKVDVKDHYEFDQKVINNDNPVVVNFHAEWCDPCKILTPKMSELLDDSEEIDLATIDVDTNSELVETFEVKAVPAVLAFRNGVVVDKFIGLVDANSIESLINKLKRKKQQAEEAAGSSKNE, encoded by the exons ATGCTAAAATTTGCAGGACAAGGCATTACGCCGCGCATAGTTGCTAGCTTGGCAGGTATCACACAAAGTAGTTGCCAAAATGTTGTTCCGGGGGTCAGTACGGCGTTGCAAAAGTTCATATCGCAAAACCACTCTTATAACCGTAAAGTGGATGTCAAGGACCACTACGAATTTGATCAAAAG GTAATAAACAATGACAATCCGGTTGTTGTAAACTTTCACGCAGAATGGTGTGATCCATGCAAAATACTTACACCAAAAATGAGCGAACTCTTAGATGATTCTGAAGAGATCGATTTGGCTACCATAGATGTGGATACAAATTCTGAATTAGTCGAGACCTTTGAAGTAAAAGCCGTGCCTGCTGTACTGGCGTTCCGTAATGGCGTCGTGGTTGATAAATTCATTGGACTAGTGGATGCAAATAGTATAGAAAGTCTAATCAACAAGTTGAAACGCAAGAAACAACAAGCCGAAGAAGCTGCCGGGAGTTCGAAAAATGAATAA